In Erigeron canadensis isolate Cc75 chromosome 8, C_canadensis_v1, whole genome shotgun sequence, the DNA window TAAACCTTAAAGTCCTTACTTCATTAATTGCATTAGATGTGCTATGCCACTTCATCTATTTATAGAAAGGCAGAAAAACAGAACTCAGAAGACTTCTTGCATTCAGTTTGTTGAAGTTTTTGTCATATATCTACAACTGCGACCAAAGGGTTACAGGTTTCTTGCAATTACTGTTTTGTCCTAGAGATAATATATATGCTAAAGATTGCCGAATCTAGAAGGGAAGAAAGAAACAATTAACTCTACAGGTATCCCATAACCGCTAGTAAACAGTAAAGTGCATACACGTTCAATCATTTTGCATGCACCTTCAACTTCTTTGCAGCTTGCGCAAACCCCACAATTACCTGCAACTCGTCCAGTTTCTACAACAACATGAGAAACCATTAGTCTTCTTGTTCAGGCGGTTCAATATATAATCAATTAAACAACCAAgtacaaaatatgaaattttgaCTCATCTACTTATGAAATGGGTAGTTCGGTTCAAGTTATGTattatctttataaaaattaagcgAGTGAAATGAAAGGAAAGAAATACCTAACAAGGAAACGCCTCACAAGTAGCCAAAAGATAATATAAAGAGTTCAAATTTTGGGTAAAAAAACTTTTTGGGTCAGCCCACCCTGTGTCAACCCATACCAAAAAGTTGTCCATATTGACATGTTACCAAACCACGTGGCCCACTACAAATATCTAACAAAGAGTATGCGTACCTGCGACATGAAATGCCTTTGAACAACATCAACAAGCTGCTCCTTAGATGGGTTGGGGCTTGCATCCATCTGATAATAAAACAAAGGTTTGATAGGTTACACGGTATATAATCTGCAAAATTAGCCCCAATATATTCTCTATTAAAACACTCACGAGGTTGAAGTGACGCCAATATCTCCTTAAGGCCGCCATCTCTAGTTTACCAAAGTCAACCTTCTGGAAAAAATACATGTTCTAATACAATGTAAACTTCAACAAAAATGATGAATCCTGAAAAACAGCATCATTCATACTAATGATAAGATAAAGGTACGCATACCATGGACGCATGAGCAGTTTTAACCGAGTTCTTAAGCTGTGAATCACAGGAGAGAGACCTGCTCATGGTCTTATGAACTGCTGGTTTATGTGCACGATGCCTTGATCTATGAGACTTGGGTTCATCATCAGAAGCTGAAAATGTAATACATAATATTACGCAACAAAACTATTTTAGTAAGGTGATAATCATCTGTCTTTCCCAAAACCAAATGCTACAGACGGCAACCTGGCTGGGAAGGTTGATTAGGTACTAGTCATTTAGTATGGGTTACAATGGGCCAGGTCAAAGTGAGTTATGGCACAAACTTTTGTCCTTCAATTTTGAAGGTTCACAATTAATAAagtttattatttatagtttaaGAACAAAACAATATTGCTACACTTTGCGGCAAAGATTTCTACATTTTTGAATACTACAGTTTGGAGTTTGTACGTATTATAGATTTTGGGCAACTGTTAGTCCATTTGACCCTTCCCCTCTTTAGCTAATTTTACTCGACCCATTTGACTAGTTTGATTAAACAcaacaaaaatagaaatatgCACAAGGAAATGGGTCGAAACTGTCACATCTAAATACCACATAGATAACGAGGCCATTGAAGAGCCATCGATGATCAAGGTAAGGTTCCACTTCGGCCATGCAAACTTTCATTCAGGCCTATTGGGGGTAATATTGACCACCTAGGCAACTTAATTCTTTCTCACAAAATTAGTAACCATTTGACTGTAATAGTTTCAAAGACAATTTGGAACCATACTTTGATCAAAAGCCAGCCAAACAGGTCATTTACCTGCCACAACCCACCAAGTGGCAACTAGGGTAAAATTTTTGACTAAACACAAATTACTATTTCAACACTTCAAACACATAAAACTAACCTAGATCAGAGACATTCAACTGCAGATTTCCCACCTCATCGTCCTCATTACCAGTAGGAGCTTCTATTACACTTAACGCGTTCCTTTGTAATTTTACCTCTA includes these proteins:
- the LOC122580541 gene encoding uncharacterized protein LOC122580541, with translation MTKEVEMEENGCSGGEDEMTVLPPDTKVVVTGNNRTKSLLVGLQGVVKKAVGSGGWHWLVLTNGIEVKLQRNALSVIEAPTGNEDDEVGNLQLNVSDLASDDEPKSHRSRHRAHKPAVHKTMSRSLSCDSQLKNSVKTAHASMKVDFGKLEMAALRRYWRHFNLMDASPNPSKEQLVDVVQRHFMSQKLDELQVIVGFAQAAKKLKVHAK